A genome region from Bradyrhizobium sp. WSM1417 includes the following:
- a CDS encoding DUF2304 domain-containing protein encodes MTTILPSVETVVVISAFALIYMLVLLRKTLQGKFDLYDFLLLSTVAILPAGFALFPRLAYLISHLTGVVFPFVVMFGVLFVVVFAFMHNMTARLHRLERQNCALIQEQSLLALELQAKERSSRSVG; translated from the coding sequence GTGACAACCATCCTTCCGAGCGTAGAGACCGTCGTCGTCATCTCCGCCTTTGCATTGATCTACATGCTCGTGCTGCTGCGCAAGACGCTGCAAGGCAAGTTCGATCTCTATGATTTCCTGCTGCTGTCCACGGTGGCGATCCTCCCCGCGGGCTTTGCGTTATTTCCAAGGCTCGCTTATCTCATCAGCCATTTGACCGGCGTCGTGTTTCCCTTCGTCGTGATGTTCGGCGTCCTGTTCGTGGTGGTCTTCGCTTTCATGCACAACATGACGGCACGGCTGCACAGGCTTGAGCGGCAGAACTGCGCGTTGATCCAGGAGCAGAGCCTGCTGGCGTTGGAGCTGCAGGCAAAGGAGCGCAGCAGCCGGTCCGTCGGTTGA
- a CDS encoding metallophosphoesterase: MAPFTLAHLSDPHLPPLPKPRLIELAGKRALGYVNWTRNRHKYQRREVLDALVADVKAQAPDHIAVTGDLVNLALEAEFAPARAWLDGVGPPDRVTTIPGNHDAYVRDTFHRFGETFAPYLAGDDGRIGFPSLRRRGPLALISLSTALPTLPLMATGTLGRDQLVSLEQVLERLAAEDVFRVLLVHHPLKSGARHKRMTDSAGLLTVLKRHGVELILHGHDHIHSTMWFEGPNGNIPSIGVPSASALAHGHTPAAAYNLFTIYKDNTGWRCEQTVRSLGAGLQIGQIKHVRLI, from the coding sequence ATGGCCCCCTTCACGCTCGCCCATCTGTCCGACCCGCATCTGCCGCCGCTGCCGAAGCCGCGGCTGATCGAGCTCGCCGGCAAGCGCGCGCTTGGCTATGTCAACTGGACGCGCAACCGTCACAAGTACCAGCGCCGCGAGGTGCTCGACGCACTCGTCGCCGACGTGAAGGCGCAAGCTCCCGACCACATCGCGGTCACCGGCGATCTCGTCAATCTGGCGCTGGAGGCGGAGTTCGCGCCGGCGCGCGCCTGGCTCGACGGCGTCGGCCCGCCCGACCGCGTCACCACGATTCCCGGCAATCACGACGCCTATGTCCGCGACACCTTTCATCGCTTCGGCGAAACCTTCGCGCCCTATCTTGCGGGTGACGACGGCCGCATCGGCTTTCCGAGCCTGCGCCGGCGCGGGCCGCTCGCGCTGATCAGCCTGTCCACGGCGCTGCCGACCTTGCCGTTGATGGCGACAGGCACGCTCGGACGCGATCAGCTGGTGTCGCTCGAACAGGTGCTCGAGCGGCTTGCAGCCGAGGACGTCTTTCGCGTGCTGCTGGTGCATCATCCGCTGAAGTCCGGCGCGCGCCACAAGCGGATGACCGACTCGGCCGGGCTGCTGACGGTTTTGAAACGCCACGGCGTCGAGCTGATTCTGCACGGACACGACCACATTCATTCGACGATGTGGTTCGAAGGCCCCAACGGCAACATTCCCTCGATCGGCGTGCCGTCGGCCTCCGCGCTCGCGCACGGGCACACGCCGGCTGCCGCCTACAATCTGTTCACGATCTACAAGGACAACACCGGCTGGCGTTGCGAGCAGACGGTGCGGAGCCTGGGGGCAGGACTTCAGATCGGGCAGATCAAGCATGTCAGATTGATCTAG
- a CDS encoding NUDIX domain-containing protein, protein MGERLNSVRRRFEPLLRRIFHAYFLLVRGMTLGVRAVVLDADTRVFLVRHSYVTGWYLPGGGVDLGETMEQALRRELKEEGDIDLTGEAVLHGIFLNSHVSRRDHVAVYVVRQFKQDRLPAPNREIAECGFFAVTALPEGTTPGTRLRIAEVLHDGPRIATWR, encoded by the coding sequence ATGGGAGAACGTCTGAACAGCGTCCGACGGAGATTCGAGCCGCTGCTGCGGCGAATCTTCCACGCCTATTTCCTGCTGGTCCGCGGCATGACGCTCGGCGTCCGCGCCGTGGTGCTGGATGCCGACACCAGGGTGTTCCTGGTCAGGCACAGCTACGTCACGGGCTGGTATCTGCCCGGCGGCGGCGTCGATCTCGGCGAGACCATGGAGCAGGCGCTGCGGCGCGAACTCAAGGAGGAGGGGGATATCGATCTCACCGGCGAGGCCGTGCTGCACGGCATCTTCCTCAACAGTCACGTCTCCCGCCGCGACCATGTCGCGGTCTACGTCGTCAGGCAGTTCAAGCAGGATCGCCTGCCCGCGCCCAACCGCGAGATCGCCGAGTGCGGATTCTTCGCGGTCACCGCGCTGCCCGAGGGGACCACGCCCGGCACGCGGTTGCGGATCGCGGAAGTCCTGCACGACGGGCCGCGGATTGCGACGTGGCGATGA
- a CDS encoding isocitrate lyase, protein MNYQPRGISTLQAPASYQSEVEAARSLLETQPTWNGVSAEAVARMRLQNRFKTGLDIARYTAALMRADMAAYDGDPTKYTQSLGCWHGFIAQQKLISVKKHFGKTDRTYLYLSGWMIAALRSEFGPLPDQSMHEKTSVPALIEELYTFLRQADSRELNDIFRNLDKVRKEGDKVREKELIEKIDNFQTHVVPVIADIDAGFGNAEATYLLAKKMIEAGACALQIENQVSDEKQCGHQDGKVTVPHEVFLAKIRACRHAFLELGVEDGIVVTRTDSLGAGLTQQIAVSHKPGDLGDLYNSFLDCEEVTAENARNGDVIINRNGKMMRPKRLPSNLYQFRPGTGEDRCVLDCITSLQNGADLLWIETEKPHIEQIAKMVDRIRKVVPNAKLAYNNSPSFNWTLNFRWQVYDAMKEAGQDVSKYNRAELMKVEYDDTPLAKEADERIRTFQADSAKRAGIFHHLITLPTYHTAALSTDNLAKEYFGDQGMLGYVKNVQRAEIRQGIACAKHQNMAGSDIGDDHKEYFAGEAALKAGGAHNTMNQFG, encoded by the coding sequence ATGAATTACCAGCCCCGCGGCATCAGCACCCTCCAGGCCCCCGCCTCGTATCAGAGTGAGGTCGAGGCGGCCCGGTCGCTCCTGGAGACCCAGCCGACCTGGAACGGGGTGTCGGCCGAGGCCGTCGCCCGCATGCGCCTGCAGAATCGCTTCAAGACCGGCCTAGATATCGCCCGCTACACCGCGGCGTTGATGCGGGCCGACATGGCCGCCTATGACGGCGACCCCACCAAGTACACGCAGTCGCTGGGCTGCTGGCACGGCTTCATCGCCCAGCAGAAGCTGATCTCGGTCAAGAAGCACTTCGGCAAGACCGATCGCACCTATTTGTACCTGTCCGGCTGGATGATCGCGGCGCTGCGCTCCGAGTTCGGCCCGCTGCCGGACCAGTCGATGCACGAGAAGACCTCGGTGCCGGCGCTGATCGAAGAGCTCTACACCTTCCTGCGTCAGGCCGACTCGCGCGAGCTTAACGATATCTTCCGCAACCTCGATAAGGTCCGCAAGGAAGGCGACAAGGTCAGAGAGAAGGAGTTGATCGAGAAGATCGACAACTTCCAGACCCATGTCGTGCCCGTCATCGCCGACATCGACGCCGGCTTCGGCAATGCGGAGGCGACCTATCTGCTCGCCAAGAAAATGATCGAGGCGGGTGCCTGCGCGCTCCAGATCGAGAACCAGGTCTCGGACGAGAAGCAGTGCGGCCACCAGGACGGCAAGGTCACCGTGCCGCACGAGGTGTTCCTGGCCAAGATCCGGGCCTGCCGCCACGCCTTCCTCGAACTCGGCGTCGAGGACGGGATCGTGGTGACCCGCACCGACTCGCTCGGTGCCGGCCTGACCCAGCAGATCGCGGTCAGCCACAAGCCCGGCGACCTCGGCGACCTCTACAACAGCTTCCTGGATTGCGAGGAAGTGACGGCGGAGAACGCCCGCAACGGCGACGTCATCATCAACCGCAATGGCAAGATGATGCGTCCGAAGCGGCTGCCCTCAAACCTCTATCAGTTCCGCCCGGGCACCGGCGAAGACCGCTGCGTGCTGGACTGCATCACCTCGCTGCAGAACGGCGCCGACCTGCTCTGGATCGAAACCGAGAAGCCGCATATCGAGCAGATCGCCAAGATGGTCGACCGCATCCGCAAGGTGGTTCCGAACGCGAAGCTGGCCTACAACAACTCGCCCTCGTTCAACTGGACCCTCAACTTCCGTTGGCAGGTCTACGACGCGATGAAGGAAGCGGGCCAGGACGTCAGCAAGTACAATCGTGCCGAGCTGATGAAGGTGGAATACGACGATACGCCGCTGGCGAAGGAAGCCGACGAGCGCATCCGTACCTTCCAGGCGGATTCGGCCAAGCGTGCCGGCATCTTCCACCACCTGATCACGTTGCCGACCTATCACACGGCGGCGCTCTCGACCGACAATCTGGCGAAGGAATATTTCGGCGACCAGGGCATGCTCGGCTATGTCAAGAACGTCCAGCGCGCCGAAATCCGCCAGGGTATCGCCTGCGCCAAGCATCAGAACATGGCCGGCTCCGACATCGGCGACGACCACAAGGAATACTTCGCCGGCGAGGCTGCCCTGAAGGCGGGCGGCGCCCACAACACCATGAATCAGTTCGGCTAA
- a CDS encoding IS481 family transposase, giving the protein MPWNEVSVMDQRREFVRLALQEGTNRRELCRRFGISPDVGYKWLRRWQAGDHELADQPRRPKRMPKRSEPAVEAQVLAVRDQHPAWGARKIAHCLKRECQAVPVPSTVHQILCRNERIKPSEKAPPSPPGHRFEKEAPNQLWQMDFKGHMPLANGTRCHPLTMVDDHSRYAVCLEACANEQRPAVQKHLIDTFRRYGLPEAFYIDNGSPWGDTSGVRWTALKVWLLKLGIRVVHARPRHPQGRGKNERFHRSLNAEVFALRAFRTLAEVQHALDSWRMLYNLERPHESLGMGVPADRYRPSSRAMPERVPQVQYDAGEIVRTVSSTRSYISFQGQMWKVPQAFCGERLAIRPLDRDGHYGIFFASWQVASIDLTSGQPVSDVSEQASAMSPV; this is encoded by the coding sequence ATGCCCTGGAACGAGGTGTCGGTGATGGATCAACGACGAGAGTTCGTGCGACTTGCCTTGCAGGAGGGAACGAACCGGCGAGAGCTGTGCCGGCGGTTCGGGATCAGTCCTGATGTGGGCTACAAATGGCTGAGGCGCTGGCAGGCTGGCGACCATGAACTGGCGGATCAGCCCCGTCGTCCGAAGCGGATGCCCAAACGCAGCGAGCCTGCTGTGGAGGCGCAGGTTTTGGCTGTGCGTGACCAGCATCCAGCCTGGGGGGCGCGCAAGATTGCCCATTGCCTAAAGCGCGAATGCCAGGCTGTGCCTGTGCCTTCGACGGTCCATCAGATCCTGTGCCGGAACGAGCGGATCAAGCCAAGTGAGAAGGCCCCGCCGAGCCCTCCAGGCCATCGCTTTGAGAAGGAGGCGCCCAATCAGCTGTGGCAGATGGACTTCAAGGGCCACATGCCCCTTGCCAACGGAACGCGTTGTCATCCGCTGACCATGGTCGACGATCACTCGCGCTATGCCGTGTGTCTGGAGGCATGCGCCAACGAGCAGCGTCCCGCCGTGCAGAAGCATCTGATCGATACCTTCCGCCGTTATGGCCTGCCGGAGGCCTTCTACATCGACAATGGCTCCCCTTGGGGTGATACGTCTGGCGTCCGCTGGACCGCGCTGAAGGTTTGGCTACTCAAGCTTGGCATTAGGGTGGTGCATGCCAGGCCGCGCCATCCCCAGGGCCGGGGCAAGAATGAACGCTTCCATCGCAGCCTGAACGCGGAAGTGTTTGCTCTGCGCGCGTTCCGCACTCTGGCGGAAGTCCAACACGCCCTCGATAGCTGGCGCATGCTCTACAATCTGGAACGGCCTCATGAAAGTCTCGGCATGGGGGTCCCCGCCGATCGCTACCGGCCAAGTTCTCGCGCCATGCCGGAACGAGTTCCGCAGGTCCAATACGATGCCGGAGAGATCGTTCGCACCGTCTCCTCGACTCGGAGTTACATCTCCTTCCAGGGGCAAATGTGGAAAGTCCCACAAGCCTTCTGCGGCGAGCGGCTCGCCATCCGACCGCTCGACCGCGACGGCCATTACGGAATCTTCTTCGCCAGTTGGCAGGTCGCATCAATCGACTTGACCAGTGGCCAACCTGTCAGTGATGTGTCCGAACAAGCGTCAGCTATGTCTCCGGTCTAA
- a CDS encoding GNAT family N-acetyltransferase, whose protein sequence is MQVRPADISEIDHLARVWHDAWHGSHAHLAPPELVRLRTLPNFRDRLAVLLHDIRVVGPAGAPLGFCALKGDELYQLFVSPEAHGSGVAAALITDAEARLAARGVELAWLACAVGNMRAARFYEKSGWRSAGTFVMMSETSNGPFPVEQWRFEKQLARAT, encoded by the coding sequence ATGCAGGTGCGTCCCGCCGATATCAGCGAGATCGATCATCTCGCGCGCGTGTGGCACGATGCCTGGCATGGGTCGCATGCGCATCTCGCGCCGCCCGAACTGGTCCGCCTCCGCACGCTCCCGAACTTTCGCGATCGGCTCGCGGTCCTGCTTCACGACATCCGCGTCGTCGGCCCTGCTGGCGCGCCACTCGGCTTCTGCGCCCTCAAGGGCGACGAGTTATACCAGCTCTTTGTGTCGCCCGAAGCGCACGGTTCGGGCGTGGCTGCAGCGCTGATCACTGACGCGGAAGCGCGCCTCGCCGCGCGCGGCGTGGAGCTGGCGTGGCTGGCCTGCGCCGTCGGCAACATGCGCGCCGCTCGGTTCTATGAGAAGAGCGGCTGGCGTAGCGCCGGCACGTTCGTCATGATGTCGGAGACCTCGAACGGCCCATTCCCCGTCGAACAATGGCGCTTCGAGAAGCAGCTCGCGCGCGCGACGTGA
- a CDS encoding antibiotic biosynthesis monooxygenase: protein MYAAIRQAKAKSGSAEELARRIKEGAVPIISDVDGFRAYYVVYAGDDTVTAISIFDKFEQAEEANRRAIAWIEKDLGALLAGDARAAAGPVIVHTLA, encoded by the coding sequence ATGTATGCCGCCATCCGTCAGGCCAAGGCAAAAAGCGGGAGCGCCGAAGAGCTGGCGCGCCGTATCAAGGAAGGCGCCGTACCGATCATCAGCGACGTCGACGGCTTCCGAGCCTATTACGTCGTCTATGCCGGCGACGACACCGTCACGGCGATTTCGATCTTCGACAAGTTCGAGCAGGCGGAGGAGGCGAACAGGCGTGCGATCGCCTGGATCGAGAAGGATCTGGGCGCGCTGCTTGCAGGCGACGCGCGCGCCGCCGCAGGTCCGGTGATCGTGCATACGCTAGCGTAG
- a CDS encoding short-chain fatty acyl-CoA regulator family protein, with the protein MPAGSSKKLFVGPRFRRIRQQLGLSQTQIAEGLGISPSYVNLIERNQRPVTAQILLRLAETYDLDLRDLATADEDRFFAELNEIFSDPLFRQIDVPKQELRDLAELCPGVTHALQRLYAAYTEARQGETLAAAQMADRDVGTRYEANPVERVRELIEANRNYFPELEQAAETLRDGLNAPAEELYAALAARLREKHSIQTRIMPVDVMRETLRRFDRHRRQLLISELVDPPGRAFQLAFQLGLVECAQHLETIIGRAGPLDDTPRRLFRITLGNYFAAAVMMPYPAFLAAAEALNYDIHLLAQRFNSGFEQVCHRLTTLQRPNARGIPFFLLRVDNAGNVSKRFSSGTFPFSKFGGTCPLWNVHSTFDTPDRLLKQVIELSDGTRYFSIAQMVRRPVAPHPLPQPRFAIGLGCEIRHAARLVYAAGIDLEKTEGTPIGVNCRLCERENCAQRAEPPITRTLILDETTRRVSSFAFSNAREL; encoded by the coding sequence ATGCCAGCCGGTTCCAGCAAGAAGCTCTTCGTCGGCCCGCGCTTCCGGCGCATCCGGCAGCAATTGGGGCTATCGCAGACCCAGATCGCCGAGGGGCTCGGGATCTCGCCGAGCTATGTCAATCTGATCGAGCGCAACCAGCGTCCGGTGACCGCGCAGATCCTGCTGCGGCTGGCCGAAACCTACGACCTCGACCTGCGCGACCTCGCGACCGCCGACGAGGACCGCTTTTTCGCCGAACTCAACGAGATCTTCTCCGACCCGCTGTTCCGCCAGATCGACGTTCCCAAGCAGGAATTGCGCGATCTTGCCGAGCTTTGCCCCGGCGTCACCCATGCGCTGCAACGGCTCTATGCCGCCTATACCGAGGCCCGCCAGGGCGAGACGCTGGCCGCGGCACAAATGGCCGACCGCGACGTCGGCACCCGCTACGAGGCCAATCCGGTCGAGCGCGTCCGCGAGCTGATCGAGGCCAACCGCAACTACTTTCCGGAACTCGAGCAGGCCGCGGAGACTCTGCGCGACGGACTGAACGCGCCGGCCGAAGAGCTTTATGCGGCGCTGGCGGCACGGCTGCGCGAAAAGCATTCGATCCAGACCCGCATCATGCCGGTGGATGTGATGCGCGAGACGCTGAGGCGCTTCGACCGCCATCGCCGACAGCTCCTGATCTCCGAGCTGGTCGATCCGCCCGGCCGCGCGTTCCAGCTCGCCTTCCAGCTCGGCCTGGTTGAATGCGCGCAGCATCTGGAGACCATCATCGGCCGCGCCGGCCCGCTCGACGACACACCGCGCCGCCTGTTCCGCATCACCCTCGGCAACTACTTTGCGGCCGCCGTGATGATGCCCTACCCGGCTTTCCTGGCGGCGGCGGAAGCGCTGAATTACGACATCCATCTGCTGGCGCAGCGCTTCAATTCCGGCTTCGAGCAGGTCTGCCATCGACTCACCACCCTGCAGCGGCCGAACGCGCGCGGCATCCCGTTCTTCCTGCTTCGTGTCGACAATGCCGGCAACGTCTCGAAGCGATTTTCGTCGGGCACGTTCCCGTTCTCGAAATTCGGCGGCACGTGTCCGTTGTGGAACGTGCACTCGACCTTCGACACGCCCGATCGCCTGCTGAAACAGGTGATCGAGCTGTCGGACGGCACGCGCTATTTCTCGATCGCACAGATGGTGCGCCGCCCCGTCGCGCCGCACCCGCTGCCGCAGCCGCGCTTCGCCATCGGCCTCGGATGCGAGATCCGTCACGCCGCGCGCCTCGTCTACGCTGCCGGCATCGATCTGGAGAAAACGGAGGGCACGCCGATCGGCGTCAACTGCCGTCTCTGCGAGCGCGAAAACTGCGCCCAGCGCGCCGAGCCGCCGATCACGCGCACGCTGATCCTGGACGAGACGACGCGGCGCGTTTCGAGTTTTGCGTTCTCGAATGCGCGGGAGTTGTGA
- a CDS encoding glycosyltransferase family 2 protein has protein sequence MGLGSTDTRHTGGAAPQHRASRILLIIPCFNEEASIGGLLSEIAATGRGYHTLVIDDGSSDATSAVASGRSPVARLAQNLGIGGAVQTGIKYAARQDFDFCIQIDGDGQHDPQAIETLLNAYRKDPANITIGSRFIDNAGFCSTRMRRAGIRLIGFALNSLFTGGRITDPTSGMRLLDRSAITFFAKAYPADFPEPISLAWAMRAGLTVSEVPVEMRARETGVSSIDGLKSASYMIRVLGYILLARLVRSP, from the coding sequence ATGGGCTTGGGTTCAACCGACACGCGCCATACCGGCGGCGCCGCGCCGCAACACCGCGCGTCGCGAATTCTGCTCATCATTCCCTGCTTCAACGAAGAGGCCTCGATCGGCGGTCTCCTGAGCGAGATCGCGGCGACCGGCCGCGGCTACCACACTTTGGTGATCGACGATGGCTCGTCTGATGCGACATCCGCGGTGGCAAGCGGCCGTTCGCCCGTCGCCCGCCTCGCGCAGAACCTCGGCATCGGCGGCGCCGTCCAGACCGGCATCAAATACGCGGCGCGACAGGATTTCGATTTCTGCATCCAGATCGACGGCGACGGGCAGCACGATCCGCAGGCTATCGAGACGCTGCTGAACGCCTACCGCAAGGACCCGGCCAACATCACCATCGGAAGCCGCTTCATCGACAATGCCGGCTTCTGCTCAACACGCATGCGCCGCGCCGGCATCAGGCTGATCGGGTTTGCACTCAACAGTCTCTTCACGGGCGGCCGCATCACCGATCCGACCAGCGGCATGCGGCTGCTCGACCGCTCCGCCATCACCTTCTTCGCCAAGGCGTATCCTGCGGATTTTCCCGAGCCGATCTCGTTGGCCTGGGCGATGCGCGCTGGCCTGACGGTCAGCGAGGTCCCGGTCGAGATGCGGGCGCGGGAGACCGGGGTCAGCTCGATCGACGGACTAAAGTCGGCGAGCTACATGATCCGCGTCCTCGGCTACATCCTGCTCGCGCGTCTGGTGAGGTCGCCATGA
- a CDS encoding GNAT family N-acetyltransferase, producing MTDLSLSILPEAAGDAQAIERLHERTFGPGRFVLSAYRIREHVGHLLDLSFTARIGTLLVGSVRQLPVLVGETPALLLGPLTVEPPFRDRGIGRLLMERALKDAKAKGHAIVLLVGDEPYYSRVGFKQVTKGRVTMPGPVDAARILVFELVDGAFGDVSGPVGPDWSKARG from the coding sequence ATGACCGATCTCTCGCTTTCCATTCTTCCCGAAGCTGCTGGCGATGCCCAGGCGATCGAACGGCTGCACGAGCGCACCTTCGGGCCCGGCCGCTTCGTGCTCAGCGCCTATCGTATCCGCGAGCATGTCGGCCATTTGCTCGATCTGTCCTTCACCGCCCGCATCGGCACGCTGCTGGTCGGCTCGGTCAGGCAATTGCCGGTGCTGGTCGGCGAGACGCCGGCGCTGCTGCTCGGACCGCTCACGGTCGAGCCGCCGTTCCGCGATCGCGGCATAGGCCGTTTGTTGATGGAGCGCGCGCTGAAGGATGCCAAGGCAAAGGGCCATGCCATCGTGCTGCTGGTCGGGGACGAGCCCTATTACAGCCGCGTCGGCTTTAAGCAGGTCACCAAGGGCCGCGTCACCATGCCCGGCCCGGTCGACGCCGCGCGCATTCTGGTTTTCGAACTCGTCGATGGCGCCTTTGGGGACGTGTCGGGACCGGTCGGCCCGGACTGGAGCAAGGCGCGGGGATAG